GTCGCAAATTCTGCGACAAAAATACGTATAAAATGTCGCAAAAGCAAGTGCTTTTAGTGTTTTCTTGCGGTTGTTTGTATTAAAATTTCTATGAATTAGCTTTTTTCCTACTTGTTTTCTCTTTCTTTTAAGGGTGTGGGGGAGGCTCTCTCTTATTGTCCTCCCAATCGTTCGAAGAAAGTAATCACCTCTTCCCACGTCTTAAACTCATCGTTTCCGAATGCGATAGTCGTGCCCATGAAGTCGGGATGAGGCTTGGGATCAATGAAGTAATCGCCGTAGAGAAGGTTTTTCTGATTGGTGAATATCACGTGATTATAGGCAGGTGCAGAGAAGAACTCCTCCGTCCAATGCTGTACTTCCTCTGTATAGGCGTGGTTGTTGGTGGGCACTGGTGCCACGATATACACCTGATAATGTTCCAACAGCAGTTCATAAGCCTTGTGCATGCTGCTCAATGGCTTACCGAAACTATCGTGAAGGGCATCAAAATGCAGGTAGACTATGGGGCGTTCTGTACCGTTCTGTCGGTCGTCTATCCATTGAATGACGGGTATAAGATAATGAAGTGCCACCTTATCTATCAGTCGATGCTCGCCATGGAAATAGATTGCATTGGGATAATGCTGTCGGAAAAGGTCGAAAGTATGCACCACTGGGTCGTTATCTCCAAAGAGACCATAGACGCGTTCACGCTCCTCGGTATCTATATTGGCAAAACATTGCATCGTAATATCCTTGTATTCTTTGATGAGTCCCTTAGTAACCATGAGGTCTTGCACACCGTCTTTGCGTGGATTTTGAAACTCCTGATGTCCTGTCATGCTGCTCATTGTGTCGCCCATTGCAAAGGCAGGGTTGACAAGAATGCGGTCGAAGCCGTGCAACATCTCGGTGTACATGCCGCCCATCGACGTACCTATGATGAGATCGGGCTGTTCGTTGTCAGCCATTTTGCGTAGCATTTGCATGGCTTCTTCGGGATGTACGGGGATATCCTCTGCGATAACAGAGGCTTCGGGCATAAGTTCTTGCAGCATTTTCACAGTTCCACTCTGTGCCGAAGAAAGGAAACCGTGCACATACATGATTTTTTTCCCTTTCATTAATGAAGGAAATTGTTTGCTATAAGGGTTGTCCATATCTATCTTTTCCTTTTAAGTTTATAGCTGCAAAGCTACGAAAAAAAGGCTGATATGCAAAATAAAGTCAGGTGTTATGGTTCTGAAAAGGCTGTTATCTCCCATTGCGCTTGCTTCAAGTCAACATTTCCATTCGGCTTGAAAAGCACACCTTCGCTTTCAAGAAGCTGCCGTTGTTCGGGCCAATTCGGTGCAAGTCGCCCTGCACTGTTCACGACCCGATGACACGGAATGGCTTCATCAGAAAGTCCATGGAGGGCATTCCCCACGTGTCGGGCATGCAAGGGATGGCCGGCCAAGCGTGCAATCTGGCCGTAGGTGAGCACGCGTCCACGTGGAATTTGGCTGACGATATTGATGACTTCCTGTCTGAAAAGTTCGGAATTGAAGTGAGGCATGGGGCGAAGATGCTTTAATGATAAGCCTTAGAACCAATCCAAGAGGATAAAATCATGAGCAGATTGTTTACTGCTGTGTCAGAGATTGGCTTCGTTGGAAAGTCTATTTTTACCCCCAGACTAAATGCAGAGCGGATGTTGTCGGCTTGATAATGGCAGATTTGTCCTGTGAGTGGATGGTCGAGAAAGCGCACATCGGCACGGTGATGTCCCCATAATCCGAAGCTGAGGTCATAAGCAAAGCAGAGTGAAACTGTGCTGATGACGCGCAAATCGAGCCCAACTCGTGGCTTAACTGCCAATGCAGGACACTGCACATCATAATCCAATTGGACATGACTGCCGGGATATCCCTGCTTCAGCTCATGCTCTTCGCTGCCTTTCATGTGGCCAAGATTGAGGAAATTTGTCTGCACAAGCGCACCGATATGTGGTTGGATAATCCATTTTTTCGGAAAGAAATACCACTTGATACCCCCTTCGATACCCAACATGTTGACTTTTTTCAGGCCAATCCCCGAGGCATAATAAGTGGCTATTCCTTCTTGCTCATAGTATAAACCGCCCGTCAATGCAAGACGGTTCTTTAGAAAATAGTCGGCTGAAAGGGCGAAATAATTGCCTTCTTCATCACCCATATAAAAGTCTTGTCCGTCGGGTGTGTTGTCGGTTAGTGTCGTTCCACCGAAACTGGTCTGCAAAGACCAGCGCTTGGAAGCATTATCTTTGTCGTTGGTTGCCATTCCATGGAGTGGCATGAGAGAGCAAATCGCGAGAAGAAATGATGTTTTGAAGTTCATATTCTTTTGTATGTTGTTGCTTTATATTATTGTTTTCCCGTTATGATCAACTTCTTCCTATATCTCGGTTTCCGTGTCGTCAGTAGGCGAATAGGCAATGGTTTTGATGACACGGCAGGGATTTCCCACGGCGATTGAACCGTCGGGAATGTCAGATGTGACCACCGAACCAGCACCAATCGTGCAGCCATTGCCGATAGTTATGCCGGGGAGAACGGTCACATTGCCGCCAATCCACACATCATTGCCTATCGTAATGGGCTTAGCCCACTCTGTTCCCTTGCGTCGTTCAACAGGGTCGGTGGGGTGACAAGCCGTGTAGAGGCTCACATTCGGGCCAATATAGGCATGGTTGCCGATAGTGACCATAGCTTCATCAAGTATGGTAAGGTTGAAGTTGGAAAAGAAATGGTCTCCCACATGGATATTACAACCGTAGTCACAGTAGAAAGGTGAGTTCACAATGGGGTGCTCTCCGCAACTTCCTAAGATAGCTCTGACAGCTGTTTCCCGGCTTTCATTGTCGCTCGGTGGCAGTTGATTGTATTGCCGGATTCGGTCTTTTGTCTTGAAAAGCAAGTCGAGAATTTCAGCATTTAGAGCGTCATAGGGTTCTCCTTTCAGCATTTTATTCCATTCGTTGTTCATTGATTAATGGGTTTATTGCTGCAAATTTAC
The nucleotide sequence above comes from Segatella oris. Encoded proteins:
- a CDS encoding sugar O-acetyltransferase, with the protein product MNNEWNKMLKGEPYDALNAEILDLLFKTKDRIRQYNQLPPSDNESRETAVRAILGSCGEHPIVNSPFYCDYGCNIHVGDHFFSNFNLTILDEAMVTIGNHAYIGPNVSLYTACHPTDPVERRKGTEWAKPITIGNDVWIGGNVTVLPGITIGNGCTIGAGSVVTSDIPDGSIAVGNPCRVIKTIAYSPTDDTETEI
- a CDS encoding MGMT family protein yields the protein MPHFNSELFRQEVINIVSQIPRGRVLTYGQIARLAGHPLHARHVGNALHGLSDEAIPCHRVVNSAGRLAPNWPEQRQLLESEGVLFKPNGNVDLKQAQWEITAFSEP
- a CDS encoding YqiA/YcfP family alpha/beta fold hydrolase, with translation MDNPYSKQFPSLMKGKKIMYVHGFLSSAQSGTVKMLQELMPEASVIAEDIPVHPEEAMQMLRKMADNEQPDLIIGTSMGGMYTEMLHGFDRILVNPAFAMGDTMSSMTGHQEFQNPRKDGVQDLMVTKGLIKEYKDITMQCFANIDTEERERVYGLFGDNDPVVHTFDLFRQHYPNAIYFHGEHRLIDKVALHYLIPVIQWIDDRQNGTERPIVYLHFDALHDSFGKPLSSMHKAYELLLEHYQVYIVAPVPTNNHAYTEEVQHWTEEFFSAPAYNHVIFTNQKNLLYGDYFIDPKPHPDFMGTTIAFGNDEFKTWEEVITFFERLGGQ